The Alicyclobacillus macrosporangiidus CPP55 genome segment CAATACCCCTGGCTAATTGGTGGTGGTTGGGCTATTGATCTTGCATTGGGTAAGGTTACTCGCGAACATGAGGATGTAGATATCTGCGTATTCAGGGAACATACACAGGCTGTACTAGACCATTTCTCGGACTGGGATGTCAAGGTTGCGGTCCCTGGCGAACACCGTCTTGAAGTGTGCAGACATGTTCAGGATACATTACCACCCCGATTTGGATTGCACATACGCAAAGGTCATCAATTCATCGAAGTTCTCTTGACCGATAAGACTGCCGACGAGGTGACAGTGATATTCCGCAGAGACCCATCTATCCGTATGCCTTTAAGTGAATTCGTTAGAGTGGATAACCGTGGACGTAAATATGTTGCTCGAGAGTGGCAATTGTTGTTTAAATCGAAAGAAGGCAGGGACAAAGATCATCGCGACTTTCAAACTTACGCTCCTCATTGTACCGAGTCTCAACGATATTGGCTCCTATCGGCGTTAAAAAAACATAATCCACGGTCCGAGTGGATTTCACTGTTGGAAGGGTATTGACACTCCTTATTGAACCAACGGGGGCTAGAGTCCCATAAGTGACCACGGTACTACGTGCATGAATATACATCTGTAATACGCAAAAAATTCCGTCTGCGTCATTTGAACAACATGTTGTGAGGGGAGGGAAGTCCCTGTGGGTTCCAATGTAACAGTCGTTGCGTACAATCCCAGTTGGGCACAGATGTTTAAACGGATACGCGATTCCATTATTCCAGTTTTAGGCTATATCCTTGTCACTGTAGAACACGTCGGGAGTACATCGGTTCCGGGTCTGGCGGCAAAGCCGATTATTGACTTAGATGCCGTAGTGTACACCCAATCTGATGTTCAGACAGCGATCCAACGGCTCGCTACCATTGGCTACGTTCACGAAGGCGATTTAGGAATTACTGGGCGAGAGGCGTTTATTCCTCCCGATGGCACACCTTGTCATCACCTGTACGTGTGCACCGCAGATAACCCCGAGTATAAGCGTCATATCATATTTCGGGATTATTTACGAAGTCATCCGCAGGACGCCAAAAGGTACGGTGATTTGAAGATGGAACTCGCACAACGATTCACTAATAATCGTGCGGCATATACAAATGGCAAGAACGACTTTGTGAAAGAGATCCTGAAACGTGCCGGTTTGGAATGACATACATGAAATGATGTCTTTTTACGACAGCAAGAACAAGATCGTCTTGATTGGCTTACTGCGTTAACGGGCAGTTTAGCGAAATTAGCGCTGCGCTTTATTGACAGTACCATGTGGTGAGGGTCGGTAAAACAATTGCAGGGGTGGAACGTTCGTTTGAACAGGTCCACTGTAAACAACTTACCACGCATGATTTCCGTCCATCGTTGCGGGAAAAACGGGCAGAAGTGTTCATTTAAGTGGTCAATCCAACTGAAGCTGGCCAGTCACTGTGATCACTGCCGCACCGCCCACGCGGATTTCAGGTGAATCCCCAGGGACTATATCCACGAAGACCATTCCGGGACGTCCCATTGAGTCTCCCTGCGCGATGCGTAACGAATGTCTTTGTTCGGAATTCAGTATTCCTTCCAGAACGA includes the following:
- a CDS encoding GrpB family protein gives rise to the protein MGSNVTVVAYNPSWAQMFKRIRDSIIPVLGYILVTVEHVGSTSVPGLAAKPIIDLDAVVYTQSDVQTAIQRLATIGYVHEGDLGITGREAFIPPDGTPCHHLYVCTADNPEYKRHIIFRDYLRSHPQDAKRYGDLKMELAQRFTNNRAAYTNGKNDFVKEILKRAGLE
- a CDS encoding nucleotidyltransferase domain-containing protein, translating into MTVVHSEQLDSVADVMDKFQYPWLIGGGWAIDLALGKVTREHEDVDICVFREHTQAVLDHFSDWDVKVAVPGEHRLEVCRHVQDTLPPRFGLHIRKGHQFIEVLLTDKTADEVTVIFRRDPSIRMPLSEFVRVDNRGRKYVAREWQLLFKSKEGRDKDHRDFQTYAPHCTESQRYWLLSALKKHNPRSEWISLLEGY